The Dehalococcoidales bacterium genome window below encodes:
- a CDS encoding NDP-sugar synthase, with protein MSKTDIVSKAVILVGGQGTRLQPLTFYLPKPMLPVLNHPFLEHTISYLKGYGVSDITLALSYLPEAIRDCLGDGSRLGISLNYAVEDNPLGTAGAVKNAERYLDSTFAVLNGDIFTDLDITGMFAFHRRRGAKVTIALSWVDDPSAFGVVETDSDGRVKCFTEKPSPERITSHWINAGTYIVEPEVLEHIPPNRRYMFERGLFPLLLELGEPVYGYPDSGYWLDMGTPEKYLRLNFDLLLNKVSSYLIPGLGGEGISCEKNVVISPSAGLSGAVVIGSGVRIDRRASVIGPVVIGAGCCLGEGALVEQAVLWDGVNIGAGAGLRRCIIGAGCAIADGEQVADCVVTKGENGLLGKRDLTVD; from the coding sequence ATGTCGAAGACAGATATAGTGTCTAAGGCGGTGATTCTGGTCGGCGGTCAGGGGACAAGGCTCCAGCCCCTTACCTTCTATCTGCCCAAGCCGATGCTGCCGGTACTGAATCACCCCTTCCTGGAGCATACCATCAGCTATCTTAAGGGATACGGAGTTAGTGATATTACCCTGGCGTTGAGCTACCTCCCTGAAGCCATTCGGGACTGTCTTGGTGACGGCAGCCGGCTGGGGATATCGCTGAACTATGCGGTGGAGGATAACCCGCTGGGTACTGCCGGGGCGGTAAAGAATGCCGAGCGGTATCTGGACAGTACCTTTGCCGTCTTAAATGGAGATATTTTCACCGATCTTGACATCACCGGTATGTTTGCTTTCCACCGCCGCAGGGGAGCGAAGGTGACTATCGCCCTGTCCTGGGTGGATGACCCCTCCGCCTTCGGGGTGGTTGAGACCGATAGTGACGGCAGGGTCAAGTGCTTCACTGAGAAACCGAGTCCGGAGCGTATCACCAGCCACTGGATAAATGCCGGCACCTATATTGTCGAACCGGAGGTCTTGGAGCATATTCCACCTAACCGCCGCTATATGTTTGAGAGGGGACTCTTTCCTCTTCTCCTTGAGCTCGGTGAGCCGGTATACGGCTACCCCGATAGCGGCTACTGGCTTGATATGGGAACACCGGAGAAGTATTTACGCTTGAACTTTGACCTTTTGTTGAATAAGGTAAGCAGTTATCTTATCCCTGGTCTTGGTGGAGAGGGCATTTCCTGTGAGAAGAATGTGGTTATTTCCCCTTCGGCCGGTCTATCCGGGGCGGTGGTAATCGGCAGCGGGGTCCGGATAGACCGGAGGGCATCTGTTATCGGGCCTGTTGTCATCGGCGCTGGGTGCTGCCTCGGTGAGGGTGCCTTAGTCGAGCAGGCTGTCCTTTGGGATGGCGTCAACATCGGCGCTGGTGCCGGGCTGAGGCGGTGCATCATCGGTGCCGGATGCGCAATAGCGGATGGTGAGCAGGTCGCTGACTGTGTCGTAACCAAAGGCGAGAACGGGCTGCTCGGCAAAAGAGATCTGACGGTTGATTGA